One uncultured Jannaschia sp. DNA segment encodes these proteins:
- a CDS encoding NAD(P)/FAD-dependent oxidoreductase, producing the protein MRYDAIILGAGGAGLLAAATAGQAGARVLVIDHAAKAGKKILISGGGRCNFTNMGVEPECFLSENPHFAKSALSRYTQWDFLDLVQRHGIAWHEKTLGQLFCDGSARQIVAMLLEECAAGGVEIRLGTEVGEIGHGDGIFRVAGAEAPALVIATGGPSIPKMGATGVAFEIARRFGLAVVPPRPALVPFTLAEGEMLGIAGVAVPSVAMAGGARFEEAALFTHKGLSGPAILQVSSYWSPGEAVTLDILPEAGARLRDARTRMPRARLRAALSEHLPNRLAEVLADRIGLGSELGNASDAALDRVAAALSALTFHPTGTEGYAKAEVTAGGIDTDGLSSKTMEARAVPGLYAIGEAVDVTGWLGGYNFQWAWASGVAAGRAIAAARQAGVSATVPPSRAAT; encoded by the coding sequence ATGCGATATGATGCGATCATCCTCGGCGCGGGCGGGGCGGGCCTTCTGGCGGCGGCGACTGCCGGTCAGGCGGGCGCGCGGGTGCTGGTGATCGACCACGCGGCGAAGGCAGGAAAGAAGATCCTGATCTCGGGCGGCGGGCGCTGCAACTTCACCAATATGGGCGTGGAGCCAGAGTGCTTCCTCTCGGAGAATCCGCATTTCGCGAAATCCGCGCTCAGCCGCTACACCCAGTGGGATTTTCTCGACCTCGTCCAGCGGCACGGCATCGCCTGGCACGAGAAGACGCTGGGTCAGCTCTTCTGCGACGGGTCGGCGCGGCAGATCGTGGCGATGCTGCTGGAAGAATGCGCGGCGGGCGGGGTCGAGATCCGGCTCGGCACCGAGGTCGGCGAGATCGGGCATGGCGACGGCATCTTCCGCGTCGCGGGGGCCGAGGCGCCCGCGCTGGTGATCGCGACGGGCGGGCCGTCGATCCCGAAGATGGGCGCGACCGGCGTGGCCTTCGAGATCGCGCGGCGCTTCGGGCTGGCGGTGGTGCCCCCGCGCCCCGCGCTGGTGCCCTTCACCCTGGCCGAGGGCGAGATGCTGGGCATCGCGGGCGTCGCCGTGCCGTCGGTGGCGATGGCGGGCGGCGCGCGCTTCGAGGAGGCGGCGCTCTTCACGCATAAGGGCCTGAGCGGGCCCGCGATCCTGCAGGTCTCGTCCTATTGGTCGCCGGGCGAAGCGGTGACGCTCGATATCCTGCCCGAAGCGGGCGCCCGCCTGCGCGACGCACGGACCCGGATGCCGCGCGCCCGTCTGCGCGCCGCCCTGTCCGAACACCTGCCGAACCGTCTGGCCGAGGTGCTGGCCGACCGCATCGGGCTCGGGTCCGAACTGGGCAACGCCTCGGACGCGGCGCTGGACCGTGTGGCGGCGGCGCTGAGCGCGCTGACCTTCCACCCGACGGGAACCGAGGGCTATGCCAAGGCCGAGGTGACGGCGGGCGGCATCGACACGGACGGGCTCTCGTCGAAAACGATGGAGGCCCGCGCGGTCCCCGGCCTCTATGCCATAGGCGAGGCGGTGGACGTGACCGGCTGGCTCGGGGGCTACAACTTCCAGTGGGCCTGGGCGTCGGGCGTCGCGGCGGGCCGCGCCATCGCGGCCGCGCGTCAGGCGGGCGTCAGCGCGACCGTGCCGCCGTCGCGCGCGGCCACCTGA
- a CDS encoding carboxymuconolactone decarboxylase family protein: protein MTDDRRIRGEARRRQVLGDAHVDRSQSDPDGLEAKFVDLTTVSAWGTVWASDALTLRERSMLTLAILAATGNWGEFELHLRATANTGATAEDVAELIQHVGIYAGIPRANHAIQLAKRILAERSE from the coding sequence ATGACCGATGACAGACGCATCCGCGGCGAGGCCCGCCGCCGCCAGGTCCTGGGCGACGCCCATGTGGACCGCTCGCAATCCGACCCCGACGGGCTGGAGGCGAAATTCGTCGACCTGACAACGGTTTCCGCCTGGGGCACCGTCTGGGCATCGGACGCGCTGACGCTGCGGGAGCGGTCGATGCTGACGCTCGCCATCCTTGCCGCGACAGGCAACTGGGGCGAATTCGAGCTGCATCTGCGCGCGACCGCCAATACCGGGGCCACCGCCGAGGACGTGGCCGAGCTGATTCAGCATGTCGGCATATACGCGGGCATCCCGCGCGCCAATCACGCGATCCAGCTGGCCAAGCGCATCCTTGCGGAGCGGTCCGAATGA
- the pcaH gene encoding protocatechuate 3,4-dioxygenase subunit beta, translating to MTAGGGRLIPRAPGNHPPPLHPPYRSTALRSPRHAPIAFPSTPSEEAGPTFGHDTIGEMDADLIRNFGTGDAIGERIIVLGHVRDETGRPVPDALVEVWQANAGGRYRHKKDGYLAPLDPGFGGCGRCMTGADGAFAFRTVRPGPYPWPNGGNDWRPAHIHFSLFGHAFGQRLITQMYFEGDPHIALCPIVQSIPDPAAIDRLTARLDMDATIPMDARAYRFDIVLRGRRETPFEAGR from the coding sequence ATGACCGCCGGCGGCGGCCGCCTGATCCCCCGCGCGCCCGGCAACCACCCGCCACCGCTCCACCCGCCCTATCGCAGCACCGCGCTCCGGTCGCCGCGCCATGCGCCGATCGCGTTCCCCTCCACCCCGTCCGAGGAGGCGGGTCCGACCTTCGGGCACGACACCATCGGCGAGATGGACGCCGACCTGATCCGGAATTTCGGCACCGGCGATGCCATCGGCGAGCGGATCATCGTGCTGGGCCATGTCCGTGACGAGACCGGGCGGCCGGTTCCCGACGCCCTGGTCGAGGTCTGGCAGGCCAATGCGGGCGGGCGGTATCGCCACAAGAAGGACGGCTATCTGGCGCCGCTCGACCCCGGCTTCGGTGGCTGCGGGCGGTGCATGACGGGCGCCGACGGCGCTTTCGCGTTCCGCACCGTCCGCCCCGGCCCCTACCCCTGGCCCAACGGCGGCAACGACTGGCGGCCCGCCCATATCCATTTCAGCCTGTTCGGCCACGCCTTCGGCCAGCGGCTCATCACCCAGATGTATTTCGAGGGCGATCCCCACATCGCGCTCTGCCCCATCGTTCAGTCGATCCCCGATCCGGCGGCCATCGACCGGCTGACGGCCCGGCTCGACATGGATGCGACGATCCCGATGGACGCGCGGGCCTACCGCTTCGACATCGTGCTGCGCGGCCGCCGCGAAACGCCGTTCGAGGCGGGCCGATGA
- the mnmH gene encoding tRNA 2-selenouridine(34) synthase MnmH, producing the protein MPIELPALPLRDLPFDEIIDVRAPSEFAEDHIPGAINLPVLSDAERARVGTTYVQEDRFLARKIGAALVARNAAAHLEGPLADRGGGWRPLVYCWRGGQRSGSFTTILKQVGWRADTIDGGYRAYRRAVVETLYDTPLDRRIVLIDGGTGTGKTVLLEHIARAGGQVLDLEGLAHHRGSNFGGWPEPQPGQKMFESRLLPLLAETDPTRPVFVEAESNAIGQLRVPPSLWAAMGRAEVIRLEAPLEARARFLTTTYPDLMDDAARLTPRIDSLRPYQPRDRIEAWHMLAREGRHAALAAELIAHHYDPKYNRIPREGRTAIGQVTLTDLTDDDLARAATEALALTGAT; encoded by the coding sequence ATGCCGATCGAGCTTCCGGCCCTGCCGCTGCGCGACCTGCCCTTCGACGAGATCATCGACGTCCGCGCGCCCTCGGAATTCGCCGAGGATCACATTCCCGGTGCCATCAACTTGCCGGTGCTGTCGGACGCGGAGCGCGCGCGCGTCGGCACGACCTACGTGCAGGAGGACCGCTTCCTCGCCCGCAAGATCGGCGCGGCGCTGGTCGCGCGCAACGCCGCCGCCCATCTCGAGGGGCCGCTGGCCGATCGCGGCGGCGGCTGGCGTCCGCTGGTCTATTGCTGGCGCGGCGGGCAGCGGTCGGGCTCGTTCACAACGATCCTCAAGCAGGTCGGCTGGCGCGCCGACACGATCGACGGCGGCTATCGCGCCTATCGCCGCGCGGTGGTCGAGACGCTCTACGACACGCCGCTCGACCGCCGCATCGTGCTGATCGACGGCGGCACCGGCACGGGCAAGACGGTGCTGCTGGAGCATATCGCGCGGGCCGGCGGGCAGGTCCTCGACCTCGAAGGACTTGCGCATCATCGCGGGTCCAATTTCGGCGGCTGGCCCGAGCCGCAGCCCGGCCAGAAGATGTTCGAAAGCCGCCTGCTCCCCCTGCTCGCCGAGACCGATCCCACGCGGCCCGTCTTCGTCGAGGCCGAGAGCAATGCCATCGGCCAGTTGCGCGTGCCGCCCTCGCTCTGGGCGGCGATGGGCCGGGCCGAGGTAATCCGGCTGGAGGCGCCGCTCGAGGCCCGCGCGCGCTTCCTGACGACGACATATCCCGACCTGATGGATGACGCAGCCCGGCTGACCCCGCGTATCGACAGCCTGCGCCCCTACCAACCGCGTGACCGGATCGAGGCATGGCATATGCTGGCCCGCGAAGGCCGTCATGCCGCGCTCGCCGCCGAGTTGATCGCGCATCACTACGACCCGAAATACAACCGCATCCCGCGCGAGGGCCGGACGGCCATCGGTCAGGTCACGCTGACCGACCTCACCGACGACGACCTCGCGCGCGCCGCGACCGAGGCCCTGGCACTGACCGGCGCGACCTAG
- the aroQ gene encoding type II 3-dehydroquinate dehydratase, giving the protein MKILILNGPNLNLLGQREPEIYGSDTLADVEATCRALDAADLTFRQSNHEGQLVDWIQEARGDADAIVINPGAYSHTSIAILDALNAFEGKVVEVHVSNIHRREAFRHHSHVSGRADAVIAGLGVAGYPVAVRWLADRG; this is encoded by the coding sequence ATGAAGATCCTGATCCTGAACGGCCCGAACCTGAACCTGCTGGGCCAGCGCGAGCCCGAGATCTACGGCAGCGACACGCTGGCCGATGTCGAGGCAACGTGCCGCGCGCTGGACGCGGCCGACCTGACGTTCCGCCAATCGAACCACGAGGGCCAACTGGTCGACTGGATCCAGGAGGCGCGCGGCGACGCCGATGCGATCGTCATCAATCCCGGCGCCTACAGCCATACGTCGATCGCCATCCTCGACGCGCTGAACGCCTTCGAGGGCAAAGTGGTCGAAGTCCATGTCTCGAACATCCATCGCCGCGAGGCGTTCCGCCACCACAGCCATGTCTCCGGCCGCGCCGACGCGGTGATCGCGGGGCTCGGCGTCGCGGGCTACCCGGTGGCCGTGCGCTGGCTCGCCGACCGCGGCTGA
- the pcaG gene encoding protocatechuate 3,4-dioxygenase subunit alpha → MRESASQTAGPYVHIGLLPNAAGIGMYGGADLGAEMITGAAEGERIEVAITILDGADEPLADALVEIWQADAAGHLPSRDPHLAGWARRACDDAGTVHLSTVRPGAIGPHAPHLTLWIMARGINLGLHTRLYFDGDPANATDPLLAAIDPPDRAATLLAHAADGAWHMTIRLQGDAETVFLDM, encoded by the coding sequence ATGAGGGAGAGCGCCAGCCAGACGGCAGGGCCTTACGTCCATATCGGGCTGCTGCCCAATGCGGCCGGGATCGGGATGTATGGCGGCGCCGATCTCGGGGCCGAGATGATCACCGGCGCGGCCGAAGGCGAGCGGATCGAGGTTGCGATCACCATCCTCGACGGAGCGGACGAACCGCTGGCCGACGCGCTGGTCGAGATCTGGCAGGCCGATGCGGCGGGCCATCTGCCCTCGCGCGATCCGCATCTGGCGGGCTGGGCCCGGCGGGCCTGCGACGACGCGGGCACGGTCCACCTGTCCACCGTCCGCCCGGGCGCCATCGGGCCCCACGCGCCCCACCTGACGCTCTGGATCATGGCCCGCGGCATCAACCTCGGGCTCCACACCCGGCTCTATTTCGACGGCGACCCGGCCAACGCGACCGACCCGCTCCTGGCCGCGATCGACCCGCCCGACCGCGCCGCCACGCTTCTGGCGCACGCGGCGGACGGGGCTTGGCATATGACCATCCGTCTGCAAGGAGACGCCGAGACCGTGTTCCTCGACATGTGA
- a CDS encoding quinone oxidoreductase, giving the protein MVRTVIIEAAGGAEQLKLVDREVGAPGAGEVRIRHRACGLNFIDVYQRMGLYPLELPHALGMEAAGDVVAVGEGVTHLSDGDRVAYAATPPGAYCEERVMPAAQVCRLPDEVSYETAAAMMLQGMTVEYLFHRVTPLGRGDRVLFHAAAGGVGLIACQWARSEGIELIGTAGGPEKCALALEHGATHCIDYTAEDFVARVKELTGGKGVDAVMDGVGADTFDGSLDCLRPMGFMISFGNASGPVPPVSLLTLAQKGSLKLTRTTLFNFIARHEDCQEIAAHLFEKVAAGAVNVRIGQTFPLGEVAEAHRALEGRRTTGSTILTL; this is encoded by the coding sequence ATGGTCAGGACCGTCATCATCGAGGCCGCCGGGGGCGCGGAGCAGTTGAAGCTCGTGGACCGCGAGGTCGGCGCGCCGGGCGCGGGCGAGGTGCGGATTCGGCACCGGGCCTGCGGGCTGAACTTCATCGATGTCTATCAGCGGATGGGCCTCTACCCGCTGGAGCTGCCCCACGCCCTCGGGATGGAGGCGGCGGGCGACGTGGTCGCGGTGGGCGAAGGCGTCACCCACCTGTCGGACGGCGACCGCGTCGCCTATGCCGCCACGCCTCCGGGCGCCTATTGCGAGGAGCGGGTGATGCCCGCGGCTCAGGTGTGCCGCCTGCCGGACGAGGTCTCCTACGAGACGGCGGCGGCGATGATGCTCCAGGGCATGACGGTCGAATACCTGTTCCACCGGGTCACGCCGCTCGGGCGCGGCGACCGGGTCCTGTTCCACGCGGCGGCGGGCGGCGTCGGGCTGATCGCCTGCCAATGGGCCCGATCCGAGGGGATCGAGCTGATCGGCACCGCCGGTGGCCCCGAGAAATGCGCGCTGGCGCTGGAGCATGGCGCGACCCATTGCATCGACTACACCGCCGAGGATTTCGTTGCCCGCGTGAAGGAGCTGACGGGCGGCAAGGGCGTCGACGCGGTGATGGACGGGGTCGGCGCGGACACGTTCGACGGCTCGCTCGACTGCCTGCGCCCGATGGGCTTCATGATCTCGTTCGGCAATGCGTCGGGGCCGGTGCCGCCGGTAAGCCTGCTGACCCTGGCGCAGAAGGGCTCGCTCAAGCTGACGCGGACGACGCTGTTCAACTTCATCGCGCGCCACGAGGACTGCCAGGAGATCGCGGCCCATCTCTTCGAGAAGGTGGCGGCGGGGGCGGTGAATGTCCGGATCGGCCAGACCTTCCCGCTCGGCGAGGTGGCCGAGGCACATCGCGCGCTGGAGGGGCGGCGCACCACCGGCTCGACGATCCTGACGCTCTGA
- a CDS encoding Gfo/Idh/MocA family oxidoreductase → MTETTRILVVGAGLVGRRHVTAIGQVAGAALAGIVDPGPEGAAYAAGIGAPHFVDLDAALVAGADGVILATPTPLHVGQGLACIAAGVPVLIEKPLAVTAEEAEPLVAAARAAAIPLATGHHRRHNPLIARAHELISGGAIGAVRAVQASCWFQKPDSYFAEAPWRTQPGAGPISVNLAHDIDLIRHLCGEVASVQAQAAPSARGHANEDVAAAVLRLANGALVTITVSDAIPAPWSWEMTSGEYPIYPRVPEACLRIGGTTGSLSVPDLTIWRHRDDGGWWTPLTTEVAPVAAADPLIVQIAQFVEVIRGRADPLVSGEEGLRTLRVIEAIQVAARDGGTVALTPA, encoded by the coding sequence ATGACCGAGACGACACGCATCCTCGTGGTGGGCGCGGGCCTCGTGGGGCGGCGCCACGTCACCGCGATCGGGCAGGTGGCGGGGGCCGCGCTGGCCGGTATCGTGGACCCCGGTCCCGAAGGCGCGGCCTATGCCGCCGGGATCGGCGCGCCCCATTTCGTGGATCTGGATGCGGCCCTCGTGGCAGGGGCGGACGGCGTCATCCTTGCGACGCCCACGCCGCTCCATGTCGGGCAGGGCCTCGCCTGCATCGCCGCGGGCGTCCCGGTCCTGATCGAGAAACCGTTGGCGGTCACGGCGGAGGAGGCCGAACCGCTCGTCGCCGCCGCGCGCGCGGCGGCCATTCCGCTCGCCACAGGGCACCACCGCCGCCACAACCCCCTGATCGCACGCGCGCACGAGTTGATCTCGGGCGGGGCCATCGGCGCGGTCCGGGCCGTGCAGGCGAGCTGCTGGTTCCAGAAGCCCGACAGCTACTTCGCCGAAGCGCCTTGGCGGACGCAGCCGGGTGCGGGTCCGATCTCGGTCAACCTCGCCCATGATATCGACCTGATCCGCCATCTCTGCGGCGAGGTCGCGTCGGTGCAGGCGCAGGCCGCGCCCTCGGCGCGGGGCCACGCCAACGAGGACGTGGCCGCGGCCGTCTTGCGGCTGGCGAACGGCGCGCTGGTCACGATCACGGTCAGCGACGCGATCCCCGCACCCTGGTCGTGGGAAATGACGTCGGGCGAATACCCGATCTATCCGCGCGTGCCCGAAGCCTGCCTGCGGATCGGCGGCACGACCGGCTCGCTCTCGGTGCCGGATCTGACGATCTGGCGGCACCGGGACGACGGAGGCTGGTGGACGCCGCTTACCACCGAGGTGGCTCCGGTCGCGGCGGCGGACCCGCTGATCGTTCAGATCGCGCAGTTCGTCGAGGTCATCCGAGGCCGCGCCGACCCGCTGGTGTCGGGCGAGGAGGGCCTGCGGACGCTGCGCGTGATCGAGGCGATTCAGGTGGCCGCGCGCGACGGCGGCACGGTCGCGCTGACGCCCGCCTGA
- the selD gene encoding selenide, water dikinase SelD has translation MRVPDPILTRDLLLIGGGHAHALVLRRWGMDPLPGVRVTVVNPGPTAPYTGMLPGHVAGHYMRDDLDIDLVRLCRFAGAALIDGAVTDIDADARIVRIGDRTVAYDVASVDIGIHSEMPEIEGFADHGTGAKPLDRFAAAWRAFRDDVRAGRTPAEVAVIGGGVAGVELAMAMAHALRDRAPTVTVIEAEARLTGMSDRTRARLRDAMADLGVELQADARVARITGTEVALEDGATIPARFVTGAAGARPHGWLADTGLPLVDGFVAVGPTLQVEGHDTLFAAGDCAHMSHAPRPKAGVFAVRAAPVLHDNLRAVLSGRGLRPFRPQRGYLKLISLGGKSALAEKAGVTLAGPLLWRWKDGIDRSFMEKLTDLPAMSLPEPKGPRALGVDDAPKPLCAGCGSKVTGAALGQALAVLPEVRRDDVLSRPGDDAAVLAIGGARQVLTTDHLRGFTGDLDLMARIATVHALGDVWAMGATPQAALASVTLPRMSEPLQARSLETILGAMADVLGDAGAELVGGHSTMGAETTLGLSLTGLVASDPIGHDGARPGDALILTRPIGTGTILAAEMAGAARGRDVTDMLHAMARPQGDAVAILSAARAMTDVTGFGLAGHLMAICRASGAGATLTLDAIPLYSGAAALAEAGHRSTLWASNREAAPVTGGAGAALTLLHDPQTAGGLLAAVPEGQADALVAALRDAGHDAARIGEVTEAAPGIVCV, from the coding sequence ATGCGTGTGCCCGATCCGATCCTGACCCGCGACCTCCTCCTGATCGGGGGCGGGCACGCCCACGCGCTGGTGCTGCGGCGCTGGGGCATGGACCCGCTGCCGGGCGTGCGCGTCACGGTGGTCAATCCGGGGCCGACGGCGCCCTATACGGGCATGCTGCCCGGCCATGTCGCGGGGCATTACATGCGGGACGACCTCGATATCGACCTCGTGCGGCTCTGCCGGTTTGCGGGGGCGGCCCTGATCGACGGGGCGGTGACCGACATCGATGCGGACGCGCGAATCGTGCGGATCGGAGACCGGACCGTCGCGTATGACGTGGCTTCGGTCGATATCGGCATCCATTCCGAAATGCCCGAGATCGAGGGTTTCGCCGACCATGGCACGGGGGCCAAACCGCTTGACCGCTTCGCGGCGGCGTGGCGCGCGTTCCGCGACGATGTCCGCGCGGGCCGGACCCCGGCCGAGGTCGCTGTGATCGGCGGCGGGGTCGCTGGCGTCGAACTTGCGATGGCGATGGCCCACGCCCTGCGCGACCGGGCCCCGACCGTGACGGTGATCGAGGCCGAAGCCCGCCTGACGGGCATGTCGGACCGCACCCGCGCCCGCCTGCGGGACGCGATGGCCGACCTGGGCGTCGAGCTGCAGGCGGACGCGCGCGTCGCCCGGATCACCGGCACGGAAGTGGCGTTGGAAGATGGCGCAACCATCCCCGCGCGCTTCGTCACGGGGGCCGCGGGCGCGCGCCCCCACGGGTGGCTCGCGGACACGGGCCTGCCGCTGGTGGACGGGTTCGTGGCGGTCGGCCCGACCTTGCAGGTCGAAGGGCATGATACACTCTTCGCCGCGGGCGATTGCGCGCATATGAGCCACGCGCCGCGTCCGAAGGCGGGGGTCTTCGCCGTGCGCGCCGCCCCGGTCCTCCACGACAATCTGCGCGCCGTCCTGTCGGGACGCGGGTTGCGCCCGTTCAGACCCCAGCGCGGCTACCTCAAGCTCATCTCGCTCGGCGGCAAATCCGCCTTGGCCGAGAAGGCGGGTGTGACGCTGGCCGGGCCGCTGCTCTGGCGCTGGAAGGATGGGATCGATCGCAGCTTCATGGAAAAGCTGACGGACCTGCCCGCGATGTCCTTGCCCGAGCCCAAGGGCCCCCGCGCGCTGGGTGTCGACGATGCGCCCAAGCCGCTCTGCGCGGGCTGTGGGTCTAAGGTGACGGGCGCCGCGCTGGGTCAGGCCCTTGCCGTCTTGCCGGAGGTTCGGCGGGACGACGTCCTGTCGCGCCCCGGCGACGACGCGGCGGTGCTGGCCATAGGCGGCGCGCGGCAGGTCCTGACGACCGATCACCTGCGCGGCTTCACGGGCGATCTGGACCTCATGGCGCGGATCGCGACCGTCCATGCGCTGGGCGATGTCTGGGCGATGGGCGCGACCCCGCAGGCGGCGCTGGCCTCGGTCACGCTGCCGCGCATGTCCGAGCCGCTTCAGGCGCGCAGCCTCGAGACCATCCTCGGGGCGATGGCGGATGTGCTGGGCGACGCGGGGGCCGAGCTAGTCGGCGGCCATTCGACCATGGGCGCTGAGACCACGCTCGGCCTTTCGCTGACCGGCCTCGTCGCCTCGGACCCGATCGGCCATGACGGTGCGCGGCCCGGCGACGCGCTGATCCTGACCCGGCCCATCGGGACGGGCACGATCCTCGCCGCCGAGATGGCGGGCGCCGCACGGGGCCGCGACGTAACCGACATGCTGCATGCGATGGCGCGGCCCCAGGGTGACGCCGTCGCGATCCTGTCTGCGGCGCGGGCGATGACGGACGTGACGGGCTTCGGGCTGGCCGGGCACTTGATGGCGATCTGCCGTGCGAGCGGGGCAGGGGCCACGCTGACGCTCGATGCAATCCCGCTCTACTCCGGGGCCGCGGCGCTGGCCGAGGCGGGGCACCGCTCGACGCTCTGGGCATCAAACCGCGAGGCCGCACCGGTCACGGGCGGGGCAGGTGCGGCGCTGACGCTGCTCCACGATCCACAGACGGCGGGCGGGCTTCTGGCCGCTGTGCCCGAGGGGCAGGCCGACGCTCTGGTGGCGGCGTTGCGTGACGCGGGCCACGACGCGGCCCGGATCGGTGAGGTTACCGAAGCCGCGCCGGGCATCGTCTGCGTCTAG
- the scpA gene encoding methylmalonyl-CoA mutase — MSAKDTSDRTDGSGGPRDRWARLAEGELRNRSLDDLTWDTLEGIPVQPVYTADDLDGLDHLGTIPGEAPYTRGVKATMYAGRPWTIRQYAGFSTAEESNAFYRRALAAGQQGVSVAFDLATHRGYDSDHPRVVGDVGKAGVAIDSVEDMKILFDGIPLDQVSVSMTMNGAVIPILANFIVAGEEQGVARSALSGTIQNDILKEFMVRNTYVYPPEPSMRIIADIIEYTADEMPKFNSISISGYHMQEAGANLVQELAFTLADGREYVRTAIARGMDVDRFAGRLSFFFAIGMNIFMEAAKLRAARLLWHRIMSEFEPKNPKSSMLRTHCQTSGVSLQEQDPYNNVVRTAYEALAAVLGGTQSLHTNSFDEAIALPTENSSRIARNTQLILQEETGVTNVVDPLAGSYYVERLTADLAEAAWTLIEEVEEMGGMTKAVASGMPKLRIEESAATRQALIDRGEEVIVGVNKYRRETEDAIDILDIDNDKVREAQVARLERIRASRDTAACDAALAEVTRRAAEGGNLLEAAVEAARARATVGEISMAMEDEFGRHRAEVKTLAGVYGAAYEGDEGFAAIQKDVDAFAEEEGRRPRMLVVKMGQDGHDRGAKVIATAFADIGFDVDVGPLFQTPEEAAQDAIDNDVHVVGISSQAAGHRTLAPKLIEALAAADASEIIVICGGVIPQQDYDFLKRAGVAAIFGPGTNIPAAARDILGLIRAARD; from the coding sequence ATGAGCGCCAAGGACACCTCCGACAGGACGGACGGCTCGGGCGGGCCGAGGGACAGATGGGCGCGGCTGGCCGAGGGTGAGCTGCGCAACAGGTCGCTGGACGACCTGACCTGGGACACGCTGGAGGGCATTCCCGTCCAGCCGGTCTACACCGCCGACGATCTCGACGGGCTGGACCATCTGGGCACGATCCCGGGCGAGGCGCCGTATACGCGGGGCGTGAAGGCCACGATGTACGCGGGCCGGCCCTGGACGATCCGGCAATATGCAGGCTTCTCGACGGCCGAGGAATCCAACGCGTTTTACCGCCGCGCGCTGGCTGCCGGGCAGCAGGGTGTCTCGGTCGCCTTCGACCTCGCGACCCACCGCGGCTACGACAGCGACCATCCGCGCGTCGTCGGCGATGTCGGCAAGGCGGGTGTCGCCATCGACAGCGTCGAGGACATGAAGATCCTGTTCGACGGCATCCCGCTGGACCAGGTCAGCGTCAGCATGACCATGAACGGTGCGGTGATCCCGATCCTCGCGAATTTCATTGTCGCGGGCGAGGAACAGGGCGTCGCGCGGTCGGCCCTGTCGGGCACGATCCAGAACGACATCCTCAAGGAATTCATGGTGCGGAACACGTATGTGTATCCGCCCGAGCCCTCGATGCGGATCATCGCGGACATCATCGAATACACCGCCGACGAGATGCCGAAGTTCAACTCGATCTCGATCTCGGGCTACCACATGCAGGAGGCGGGCGCGAACCTCGTCCAGGAGCTGGCCTTCACGCTGGCCGACGGGCGCGAATATGTCCGAACCGCCATCGCGCGCGGCATGGATGTCGACCGCTTCGCCGGGCGGCTCAGCTTCTTCTTCGCCATCGGTATGAACATCTTCATGGAGGCCGCCAAGCTGCGCGCCGCGCGCCTCCTCTGGCACCGCATCATGTCGGAGTTCGAGCCGAAGAACCCCAAATCCTCGATGCTGCGGACCCATTGCCAGACGAGCGGCGTCAGCCTGCAGGAGCAGGATCCCTACAACAACGTGGTCCGCACGGCCTACGAGGCGCTGGCCGCCGTCCTCGGCGGGACGCAATCGCTCCACACCAATTCCTTCGACGAGGCGATCGCGCTCCCGACCGAGAACTCCAGCCGGATCGCGCGCAACACCCAGCTCATCCTCCAGGAGGAGACGGGGGTCACCAACGTCGTCGACCCGCTAGCCGGGTCCTACTACGTCGAACGGCTGACGGCCGATCTGGCCGAGGCCGCCTGGACGCTCATCGAGGAGGTCGAGGAGATGGGCGGCATGACCAAGGCCGTGGCCTCGGGCATGCCCAAGCTGCGCATCGAGGAGAGTGCCGCGACCCGCCAGGCCCTGATCGACCGGGGCGAGGAGGTGATCGTCGGCGTCAACAAGTACCGCCGCGAAACCGAGGACGCGATCGACATCCTCGATATCGACAATGACAAGGTCCGCGAAGCGCAGGTCGCCCGGCTGGAGCGCATCCGCGCGTCCCGCGACACGGCCGCCTGCGACGCGGCGCTGGCCGAGGTGACGCGCCGCGCCGCCGAGGGCGGCAACCTTCTGGAAGCGGCGGTCGAGGCGGCTCGCGCGCGCGCCACGGTGGGGGAGATCTCGATGGCGATGGAAGACGAGTTCGGGCGCCACCGCGCCGAAGTGAAGACCCTCGCGGGCGTCTACGGCGCCGCCTACGAGGGCGACGAGGGCTTCGCCGCGATCCAGAAGGATGTGGACGCCTTCGCCGAGGAGGAGGGGCGCCGCCCCCGGATGCTGGTCGTGAAGATGGGACAGGACGGGCACGACCGGGGCGCCAAGGTGATCGCCACGGCCTTCGCGGATATCGGCTTCGACGTCGATGTCGGCCCGCTCTTCCAGACCCCCGAGGAGGCGGCGCAGGACGCCATCGACAACGACGTCCACGTGGTCGGCATCTCGAGCCAGGCCGCCGGGCACCGCACGCTCGCCCCGAAGCTGATCGAGGCGCTGGCCGCGGCCGACGCCTCCGAGATCATCGTGATTTGCGGCGGTGTCATCCCCCAGCAGGACTACGATTTTCTCAAGCGTGCAGGGGTCGCGGCGATCTTCGGGCCGGGCACCAACATCCCCGCCGCGGCGCGCGATATCCTCGGGCTGATCCGGGCCGCACGGGACTGA